The following proteins are co-located in the Triplophysa dalaica isolate WHDGS20190420 chromosome 2, ASM1584641v1, whole genome shotgun sequence genome:
- the LOC130435256 gene encoding complement C3-like isoform X1, with translation MDVRVVSLAAVILSFPLLMSCEPLYVLLAPNLLRVGSSENVFVEAQDYSGEDLNVKIVVKNYPRKNLELVSKWAKLTKNDHFQLLTDIKIPADKNFFSDDPLEKQYVVLQAHFPVNVLEKVVMVSFQSGYIFVQTDKPIYTPASKVNYRIFSLTPDQHLLDGTPITVDIMNPQGITIQSDTFFPSEGMKSNSYPLPEIVSFGVWKFVSKYKNTPQKNFTTEFEVTEYVLPSFEVTLKPSKPFFYVNEDLLTVDIAAKYLFGNKVTGNAFVVFGVLEDERKLSIAASLQRVQISNGEGQAELTRRMILDTFPDIKPLVGKSIYVSVSVLTETGSEMVEAHRRGIQIVTSPYTIHFKRTPQFFKPGMPFDVSVYVTNPDQTPAVNLQVEVNPGGVGGQTKANGIAKVTVNSQGDSLTLEITLKTKVPQLEDDQQAVKKMTAHAYKPKAGSNNYLHIGINAAELEIGDQMRVDLNLGKSKAVQNQDFSYMILSKGQIVKVGRYKRRGHLLDTLSLPVTKDMVPSFRFVAYYHVGSDEVVSDSIWVDVKDTCMGKLKIEVMDKGPYGPGDEFSMKISGDPGAKVGLVAVDKGVYVLNNRNRLTQTKIWDVIEKHDTGCTAGSGRDSMGVFYDSGLMFESSTAGGTKTRTTNECAGPSERRRRGLSRHQLYNTLMDKYSTHNLRMCCIDGMYLDQLQLNSCGTRARFIIDGEECVKAFLHCCKAYREQKVDPLDLFLSRSEEDEFEEDKEDILVRKWFPESWLWDEIKLPACPANRMCDETSVLRNRLNLKDSITTWEITAISLSSTNGICVTNPYEIIVKKDFFIDLRMPYSSVQNEQLEIKAILHNYSNQKLKQVYVSFQTSDGVCSSANRKRKHRVKVALDSMSSKAVPFIIIPMERDDQWIQVEAYSSNRNDRVKKNLRVVPEGVLTEVEERVVELNPSKYPDGLQTVSMRSDIPMRKIPNTPATTFITVRGDDITQTVEQAINGDFMGRLIAQPHGCGEQTMIYMTLPLIATHYLDSTNQWEAVGMDRRNEAINHINTGYQRELTFRKPDGSYAAWINRPSSTWLTAYVAKIFAMANDLIVIEENVLCKALSWLVTKQEDNGTFTETAPVYHSEMVGGVQGKDADASLTAFILIAMQEGNKICARSLPNLKDSINRAIQYLMLRVHNLTNPYAVAVTFYALAHTDKLNKNILMRHSRQSKVGRFWEVPGKHYHSLEATGYAVLALVKVKDFESAGQAVRWLGKQQTHYGGYGTTQATVMVFQAVAEYRAQVKKKDINLNLALSVQERSSQVRWTLRNSNNHITHSDKFDISRSFNITAQGTGVATLSVFSLYYALPEEKANDCEMYDLSVQMERELLVSYQGAIESYRFSIEYIYKDHNRDSTMSIFDISLLTGFKVDERDLKRLSSRKDKYIQSFELDRELSERGSMIIYVDTISHKEREGIAFRIHKMNEVGMLQPAGVTLYEYNSPDKRCVKFYHPQKKDGALNQLCSKSLCQCAEENCSLQKKGHINEDKREEQACVPEIEYVYKARVKNMDFSQHSDIYNMTIEKVLKKGTDRAVEGNVRSFLAHPHCRDFLKFEEGKTYLIMGQTKALPRNSGRLRYHVGEDTWIEYWPTVEEGQMASYRHKYIAISSLAYKLVRFGCTT, from the exons ATGGATGTACGTGTGGTGTCGTTGGCAGCTGTTATTCTTTCCTTTCCTTTGCTAATGTCATGTGAGCCACT ATATGTTCTGTTGGCCCCTAACTTGCTGAGGGTGGGTTCCTCCGAGAACGTGTTTGTGGAGGCTCAGGACTATTCCGGAGAAGACCTAAACGTGAAGATCGTGGTCAAGAACTATCCACGCAAAAACTTAGAGCTGGTCTCCAAATGGGCGAAATTGACGAAGAACGATCATTTTCAGCTCCTTACGGACATAAAG ATTCCCGCTGATAAAAACTTCTTCTCCGATGATCCTCTGGAGAAGCAGTATGTGGTTCTGCAGGCACACTTTCCAGTCAACGTTCTGGAGAAAGTGGTCATGGTGTCATTCCAGTCCGGATATATATTTGTCCAAACAGACAAACCTATCTACACACCTGCCAGCAAAG TTAACTACAGGATCTTCTCCTTAACTCCTGACCAGCATCTGCTAGACGGCACCCCCATCACAGTTGATATCATG AATCCACAGGGCATTACCATTCAAAGCGATACCTTTTTCCCATCTGAAGGAATGAAGAGCAATTCTTATCCGCTACCTGAAATCGTCAG CTTCGGGGTTTGGAAATTTGTTTCGAAATACAAGAACACGCCACAGAAGAACTTTACCACAGAGTTTGAAGTTACCGAGTATG TGTTGCCGAGCTTTGAAGTGACTTTGAAGCCAAGCAAACCATTCTTCTATGTGAACGAGGACCTCCTGACCGTCGATATAGCAGCGAA GTACCTGTTTGGTAATAAGGTGACAGGAAATGCATTTGTAGTGTTTGGTGTCCTAGAAGATGAGAGGAAGTTGAGCATTGCTGCCTCACTTCAGAGGGTTCAG ATATCTAATGGAGAAGGACAAGCCGAGCTGACGAGACGCATGATTCTGGACACTTTCCCAGACATCAAGCCACTTGTTGGGAAATCCATCTACGTTTCAGTCAGTGTTTTAACAGAAACTG gcagTGAAATGGTTGAAGCACACAGAAGAGGCATTCAGATTGTGACGTCACCGTATACCATCCACTTCAAGAGAACACCTCAATTCTTCAAACCTGGAATGCCCTTTGACGTCTCG GTTTACGTGACCAATCCTGACCAGACGCCTGCAGTAAATTTGCAAGTGGAGGTCAACCCTGGAGGGGTCGGAGGTCAAACAAAAGCCAACGGCATTGCGAAGGTCACCGTAAATTCTCAGGGAGATTCACTGACGCTGGAGATCACC CTCAAGACCAAAGTTCCACAGTTAGAAGACGATCAGCAGGCGGTAAAGAAGATGACGGCTCACGCCTACAAACCCAAAGCCGGCTCCAACAACTACTTGCACATCGGCATTAATGCTGCAGAGCTGGAGATTGGTGATCAGATGAGGGTCGATCTGAATCTTGGGAAGAGTAAAGCGGTCCAAAACCAGGATTTCAGCTATATG ATCCTAAGTAAAGGACAGATCGTAAAAGTTGGCAGGTATAAGAGAAGAGGACACCTTTTAGATACTCTCTCTCTACCTGTGACTAAAGACATGGTGCCATCTTTCCGTTTCGTGGCGTATTATCATGTGGGCTCAGATGAGGTGGTGTCCGACTCCATCTGGGTTGATGTGAAGGACACGTGCATGGGAAAG CTGAAAATAGAGGTGATGGATAAGGGACCGTACGGCCCAGGTGACGAGTTCAGCATGAAAATATCTGGAGATCCTGGAGCTAAAGTCGGGCTAGTAGCTGTAGATAAGGGTGTGTACGTCCTTAATAACAGGAACAGACTCACTCAGACGAAG ATCTGGGACGTGATTGAGAAACATGACACAGGTTGTACAGCGGGCAGTGGAAGAGACAGTATGGGGGTTTTCTATGACTCTGGTCTGATGTTTGAGTCCAGCACCGCTGGAGGAACCAAAACCAGAACAA CAAATGAGTGCGCTGGCCCATCTGAGAGAAGAAGGAGAGGCTTGAGTCGTCACCAGCTCTACAATACACTGA TGGATAAATACTCGACACACAATTTAAGGATGTGCTGTATAGACGGAATGTACTTGGATCAATTGCAACTTAACTCCTGTGGGACGCGAGCCAGATTCATAATAGACGGAGAAGAATGCGTCAAGGCCTTCCTGCACTGTTGCAAGGCATACAGAGAGCAGAAAGTGGACCCACTCGATCTCTTCCTGTCGCGCA GTGAGGAAGACGAGTTTGAGGAAGACAAAGAGGACATTTTGGTACGTAAATGGTTTCCCGAAAGCTGGCTTTGGGATGAGATCAAACTACCGGCCTGTCCTGCAAACCGGATGTG CGATGAAACATCTGTCTTGAGAAACAGGCTCAACCTGAAAGACTCAATCACCACCTGGGAAATCACAGCCATCAGTCTGTCTAGCACCAATG GAATATGCGTGACAAATCCCTACGAGATTATCGTTAAGAAAGACTTCTTTATTGATCTGAGAATGCCGTATTCATCTGTGCAGAATGAGCAGCTGGAAATAAAGGCTATTTTGCACAACTATAGTAACCAAAAGCTGAAG CAGGTGTATGTAAGCTTTCAAACGTCAGACGGTGTTTGCAGCAGTGCCAATAGAAAACGCAAACACCGGGTAAAGGTTGCCTTGGACTCCATGTCTTCAAAAGCCGTCCCTTTCATCATCATTCCCATGGAGAGAGATGATCAGTGGATTCAAGTGGAAGCTTACAGCTCCAATCGCAATGATAGGGTCAAGAAGAACCTGAGGGTGGTT CCTGAAGGAGTGCTGACTGAAGTTGAGGAGAGAGTTGTGGAGCTGAACCCGTCCAAATATCCAG ACGGCCTGCAGACGGTTTCCATGAGGAGTGACATTCCAATGCGAAAGATCCCCAACACACCTGCGACCACGTTCATCACTGTAAGAG GTGATGACATCACTCAAACAGTCGAGCAGGCCATCAATGGAGATTTCATGGGTCGACTTATTGCCCAGCCCCACGGCTGTGGAGAGCAAACTATGATCTACATGACTCTACCTCTTATTGCCACTCATTATCTGGACAGCACCAATCAGTGGGAGGCTGTCGGCATGGACCGTCGCAATGAAGCCATCAACCACATCAACACAG GTTATCAGAGGGAATTGACCTTCCGGAAACCTGATGGGTCATACGCTGCCTGGATAAACAGACCCAGCAGCACATG GCTCACAGCATACGTGGCTAAAATCTTCGCCATGGCCAATGATTTGATCGTCATAGAGGAGAATGTGCTCTGCAAAGCCCTCAGCTGGTTAGTTACTAAACAAGAGGATAACGGCACATTTACAGAGACCGCCCCAGTGTACCACAGCGAGATGGTT ggtGGTGTACAGGGTAAAGACGCTGACGCCTCTCTGACTGCGTTCATCCTGATCGCCATGCAGGAAGGCAATAAGATTTGTGCTCGATCTCTTCCT AATCTGAAGGACAGTATTAACCGAGCCATTCAGTACCTGATGCTCAGAGTTCACAATCTGACCAATCCTTACGCTGTTGCCGTGACCTTTTACGCTTTGGCTCACACTGACAAACTCAACAAAAACATCTTGATGCGGCACTCCAGACAAAGCAAAG TTGGAAGGTTTTGGGAGGTTCCTGGGAAGCACTATCACTCTCTGGAAGCCACAGGTTATGCTGTGCTCGCCCTGGTGAAGGTGAAGGATTTCGAGAGTGCCGGACAGGCCGTGCGCTGGTTGGGCAAACAGCAAACTCACTACGGAGGTTACGGCACTACACAG GCGACGGTCATGGTGTTCCAGGCTGTGGCCGAGTACCGTGCTCAGGTGAAGAAGAAGGACATTAACTTGAACCTGGCGCTTTCTGTTCAGGAGAGGAGCAGTCAAGTCAGATGGACCCTCAGAAACTCCAACAATCACATTACACACTCGGATAAG TTTGATATCAGCAGGAGCTTCAACATTACGGCTCAAGGAACGGGTGTGGCCACTCTTTCT GTGTTCTCTCTGTATTACGCCCTGCCTGAGGAGAAAGCCAACGACTGTGAAATGTATGATCTCAGCGTGCAGATGGAAAGAGAGCTGCTAG TGTCATATCAAGGGGCCATTGAAAGTTACAGGTTTTCCATTGAATACAT TTATAAGGACCATAACAGAGATTCTACCATGAGTATTTTTGACATCAGCCTGCTGACTGGGTTTAAAGTGGACGAGCGAGATCTAAAAAGA TTATCCAGTAGGAAAGATAAGTACATTCAGAGCTTTGAGCTGGACCGAGAGCTTTCAGAGAGAGGATCCATGATCATATATGTAGACACG ATATCtcacaaagagagagaagggaTTGCTTTCCGAATTCATAAGATGAATGAAGTTGGCATGTTGCAGCCCGCCGGAGTCACTCTATATGAATACAACTCTCCAG ATAAACGCTGTGTGAAGTTCTACCATCCTCAGAAGAAAGACGGTGCTCTGAATCAACTCTGCAGCAAGTCGCTGTGTCAGTGTGCAGAAG AAAACTGCAGTCTGCAAAAGAAAGGACATATCAACGAGGACAAGCGTGAAGAACAGGCATGTGTGCCTGAAATTGAGTACG TTTATAAAGCTAGAGTAAAAAACATGGACTTCTCGCAGCATTCGGACATCTATAACATGACCATTGAAAAAGTGCTAAAGAAAG gCACTGATAGGGCTGTAGAAGGTAACGTGAGGTCTTTTCTGGCTCATCCTCACTGTAGAGACTTTCTGAAATTCGAAGAAGGCAAGACATACCTGATCATGGGCCAAACCAAAGCTCTTCCCCGCAACAGTGGAAG ATTGAGGTACCACGTGGGTGAGGACACCTGGATTGAATACTGGCCAACTGTCGAGGAGGGGCAGATGGCATCATACAGACACAAATACATCGCCATATCCTCACTCGCCTACAAGCTTGTTCGCTTCGGATGTACCACCTAA
- the LOC130435256 gene encoding complement C3-like isoform X2, with protein sequence MVSFQSGYIFVQTDKPIYTPASKVNYRIFSLTPDQHLLDGTPITVDIMNPQGITIQSDTFFPSEGMKSNSYPLPEIVSFGVWKFVSKYKNTPQKNFTTEFEVTEYVLPSFEVTLKPSKPFFYVNEDLLTVDIAAKYLFGNKVTGNAFVVFGVLEDERKLSIAASLQRVQISNGEGQAELTRRMILDTFPDIKPLVGKSIYVSVSVLTETGSEMVEAHRRGIQIVTSPYTIHFKRTPQFFKPGMPFDVSVYVTNPDQTPAVNLQVEVNPGGVGGQTKANGIAKVTVNSQGDSLTLEITLKTKVPQLEDDQQAVKKMTAHAYKPKAGSNNYLHIGINAAELEIGDQMRVDLNLGKSKAVQNQDFSYMILSKGQIVKVGRYKRRGHLLDTLSLPVTKDMVPSFRFVAYYHVGSDEVVSDSIWVDVKDTCMGKLKIEVMDKGPYGPGDEFSMKISGDPGAKVGLVAVDKGVYVLNNRNRLTQTKIWDVIEKHDTGCTAGSGRDSMGVFYDSGLMFESSTAGGTKTRTTNECAGPSERRRRGLSRHQLYNTLMDKYSTHNLRMCCIDGMYLDQLQLNSCGTRARFIIDGEECVKAFLHCCKAYREQKVDPLDLFLSRSEEDEFEEDKEDILVRKWFPESWLWDEIKLPACPANRMCDETSVLRNRLNLKDSITTWEITAISLSSTNGICVTNPYEIIVKKDFFIDLRMPYSSVQNEQLEIKAILHNYSNQKLKQVYVSFQTSDGVCSSANRKRKHRVKVALDSMSSKAVPFIIIPMERDDQWIQVEAYSSNRNDRVKKNLRVVPEGVLTEVEERVVELNPSKYPDGLQTVSMRSDIPMRKIPNTPATTFITVRGDDITQTVEQAINGDFMGRLIAQPHGCGEQTMIYMTLPLIATHYLDSTNQWEAVGMDRRNEAINHINTGYQRELTFRKPDGSYAAWINRPSSTWLTAYVAKIFAMANDLIVIEENVLCKALSWLVTKQEDNGTFTETAPVYHSEMVGGVQGKDADASLTAFILIAMQEGNKICARSLPNLKDSINRAIQYLMLRVHNLTNPYAVAVTFYALAHTDKLNKNILMRHSRQSKVGRFWEVPGKHYHSLEATGYAVLALVKVKDFESAGQAVRWLGKQQTHYGGYGTTQATVMVFQAVAEYRAQVKKKDINLNLALSVQERSSQVRWTLRNSNNHITHSDKFDISRSFNITAQGTGVATLSVFSLYYALPEEKANDCEMYDLSVQMERELLVSYQGAIESYRFSIEYIYKDHNRDSTMSIFDISLLTGFKVDERDLKRLSSRKDKYIQSFELDRELSERGSMIIYVDTISHKEREGIAFRIHKMNEVGMLQPAGVTLYEYNSPDKRCVKFYHPQKKDGALNQLCSKSLCQCAEENCSLQKKGHINEDKREEQACVPEIEYVYKARVKNMDFSQHSDIYNMTIEKVLKKGTDRAVEGNVRSFLAHPHCRDFLKFEEGKTYLIMGQTKALPRNSGRLRYHVGEDTWIEYWPTVEEGQMASYRHKYIAISSLAYKLVRFGCTT encoded by the exons ATGGTGTCATTCCAGTCCGGATATATATTTGTCCAAACAGACAAACCTATCTACACACCTGCCAGCAAAG TTAACTACAGGATCTTCTCCTTAACTCCTGACCAGCATCTGCTAGACGGCACCCCCATCACAGTTGATATCATG AATCCACAGGGCATTACCATTCAAAGCGATACCTTTTTCCCATCTGAAGGAATGAAGAGCAATTCTTATCCGCTACCTGAAATCGTCAG CTTCGGGGTTTGGAAATTTGTTTCGAAATACAAGAACACGCCACAGAAGAACTTTACCACAGAGTTTGAAGTTACCGAGTATG TGTTGCCGAGCTTTGAAGTGACTTTGAAGCCAAGCAAACCATTCTTCTATGTGAACGAGGACCTCCTGACCGTCGATATAGCAGCGAA GTACCTGTTTGGTAATAAGGTGACAGGAAATGCATTTGTAGTGTTTGGTGTCCTAGAAGATGAGAGGAAGTTGAGCATTGCTGCCTCACTTCAGAGGGTTCAG ATATCTAATGGAGAAGGACAAGCCGAGCTGACGAGACGCATGATTCTGGACACTTTCCCAGACATCAAGCCACTTGTTGGGAAATCCATCTACGTTTCAGTCAGTGTTTTAACAGAAACTG gcagTGAAATGGTTGAAGCACACAGAAGAGGCATTCAGATTGTGACGTCACCGTATACCATCCACTTCAAGAGAACACCTCAATTCTTCAAACCTGGAATGCCCTTTGACGTCTCG GTTTACGTGACCAATCCTGACCAGACGCCTGCAGTAAATTTGCAAGTGGAGGTCAACCCTGGAGGGGTCGGAGGTCAAACAAAAGCCAACGGCATTGCGAAGGTCACCGTAAATTCTCAGGGAGATTCACTGACGCTGGAGATCACC CTCAAGACCAAAGTTCCACAGTTAGAAGACGATCAGCAGGCGGTAAAGAAGATGACGGCTCACGCCTACAAACCCAAAGCCGGCTCCAACAACTACTTGCACATCGGCATTAATGCTGCAGAGCTGGAGATTGGTGATCAGATGAGGGTCGATCTGAATCTTGGGAAGAGTAAAGCGGTCCAAAACCAGGATTTCAGCTATATG ATCCTAAGTAAAGGACAGATCGTAAAAGTTGGCAGGTATAAGAGAAGAGGACACCTTTTAGATACTCTCTCTCTACCTGTGACTAAAGACATGGTGCCATCTTTCCGTTTCGTGGCGTATTATCATGTGGGCTCAGATGAGGTGGTGTCCGACTCCATCTGGGTTGATGTGAAGGACACGTGCATGGGAAAG CTGAAAATAGAGGTGATGGATAAGGGACCGTACGGCCCAGGTGACGAGTTCAGCATGAAAATATCTGGAGATCCTGGAGCTAAAGTCGGGCTAGTAGCTGTAGATAAGGGTGTGTACGTCCTTAATAACAGGAACAGACTCACTCAGACGAAG ATCTGGGACGTGATTGAGAAACATGACACAGGTTGTACAGCGGGCAGTGGAAGAGACAGTATGGGGGTTTTCTATGACTCTGGTCTGATGTTTGAGTCCAGCACCGCTGGAGGAACCAAAACCAGAACAA CAAATGAGTGCGCTGGCCCATCTGAGAGAAGAAGGAGAGGCTTGAGTCGTCACCAGCTCTACAATACACTGA TGGATAAATACTCGACACACAATTTAAGGATGTGCTGTATAGACGGAATGTACTTGGATCAATTGCAACTTAACTCCTGTGGGACGCGAGCCAGATTCATAATAGACGGAGAAGAATGCGTCAAGGCCTTCCTGCACTGTTGCAAGGCATACAGAGAGCAGAAAGTGGACCCACTCGATCTCTTCCTGTCGCGCA GTGAGGAAGACGAGTTTGAGGAAGACAAAGAGGACATTTTGGTACGTAAATGGTTTCCCGAAAGCTGGCTTTGGGATGAGATCAAACTACCGGCCTGTCCTGCAAACCGGATGTG CGATGAAACATCTGTCTTGAGAAACAGGCTCAACCTGAAAGACTCAATCACCACCTGGGAAATCACAGCCATCAGTCTGTCTAGCACCAATG GAATATGCGTGACAAATCCCTACGAGATTATCGTTAAGAAAGACTTCTTTATTGATCTGAGAATGCCGTATTCATCTGTGCAGAATGAGCAGCTGGAAATAAAGGCTATTTTGCACAACTATAGTAACCAAAAGCTGAAG CAGGTGTATGTAAGCTTTCAAACGTCAGACGGTGTTTGCAGCAGTGCCAATAGAAAACGCAAACACCGGGTAAAGGTTGCCTTGGACTCCATGTCTTCAAAAGCCGTCCCTTTCATCATCATTCCCATGGAGAGAGATGATCAGTGGATTCAAGTGGAAGCTTACAGCTCCAATCGCAATGATAGGGTCAAGAAGAACCTGAGGGTGGTT CCTGAAGGAGTGCTGACTGAAGTTGAGGAGAGAGTTGTGGAGCTGAACCCGTCCAAATATCCAG ACGGCCTGCAGACGGTTTCCATGAGGAGTGACATTCCAATGCGAAAGATCCCCAACACACCTGCGACCACGTTCATCACTGTAAGAG GTGATGACATCACTCAAACAGTCGAGCAGGCCATCAATGGAGATTTCATGGGTCGACTTATTGCCCAGCCCCACGGCTGTGGAGAGCAAACTATGATCTACATGACTCTACCTCTTATTGCCACTCATTATCTGGACAGCACCAATCAGTGGGAGGCTGTCGGCATGGACCGTCGCAATGAAGCCATCAACCACATCAACACAG GTTATCAGAGGGAATTGACCTTCCGGAAACCTGATGGGTCATACGCTGCCTGGATAAACAGACCCAGCAGCACATG GCTCACAGCATACGTGGCTAAAATCTTCGCCATGGCCAATGATTTGATCGTCATAGAGGAGAATGTGCTCTGCAAAGCCCTCAGCTGGTTAGTTACTAAACAAGAGGATAACGGCACATTTACAGAGACCGCCCCAGTGTACCACAGCGAGATGGTT ggtGGTGTACAGGGTAAAGACGCTGACGCCTCTCTGACTGCGTTCATCCTGATCGCCATGCAGGAAGGCAATAAGATTTGTGCTCGATCTCTTCCT AATCTGAAGGACAGTATTAACCGAGCCATTCAGTACCTGATGCTCAGAGTTCACAATCTGACCAATCCTTACGCTGTTGCCGTGACCTTTTACGCTTTGGCTCACACTGACAAACTCAACAAAAACATCTTGATGCGGCACTCCAGACAAAGCAAAG TTGGAAGGTTTTGGGAGGTTCCTGGGAAGCACTATCACTCTCTGGAAGCCACAGGTTATGCTGTGCTCGCCCTGGTGAAGGTGAAGGATTTCGAGAGTGCCGGACAGGCCGTGCGCTGGTTGGGCAAACAGCAAACTCACTACGGAGGTTACGGCACTACACAG GCGACGGTCATGGTGTTCCAGGCTGTGGCCGAGTACCGTGCTCAGGTGAAGAAGAAGGACATTAACTTGAACCTGGCGCTTTCTGTTCAGGAGAGGAGCAGTCAAGTCAGATGGACCCTCAGAAACTCCAACAATCACATTACACACTCGGATAAG TTTGATATCAGCAGGAGCTTCAACATTACGGCTCAAGGAACGGGTGTGGCCACTCTTTCT GTGTTCTCTCTGTATTACGCCCTGCCTGAGGAGAAAGCCAACGACTGTGAAATGTATGATCTCAGCGTGCAGATGGAAAGAGAGCTGCTAG TGTCATATCAAGGGGCCATTGAAAGTTACAGGTTTTCCATTGAATACAT TTATAAGGACCATAACAGAGATTCTACCATGAGTATTTTTGACATCAGCCTGCTGACTGGGTTTAAAGTGGACGAGCGAGATCTAAAAAGA TTATCCAGTAGGAAAGATAAGTACATTCAGAGCTTTGAGCTGGACCGAGAGCTTTCAGAGAGAGGATCCATGATCATATATGTAGACACG ATATCtcacaaagagagagaagggaTTGCTTTCCGAATTCATAAGATGAATGAAGTTGGCATGTTGCAGCCCGCCGGAGTCACTCTATATGAATACAACTCTCCAG ATAAACGCTGTGTGAAGTTCTACCATCCTCAGAAGAAAGACGGTGCTCTGAATCAACTCTGCAGCAAGTCGCTGTGTCAGTGTGCAGAAG AAAACTGCAGTCTGCAAAAGAAAGGACATATCAACGAGGACAAGCGTGAAGAACAGGCATGTGTGCCTGAAATTGAGTACG TTTATAAAGCTAGAGTAAAAAACATGGACTTCTCGCAGCATTCGGACATCTATAACATGACCATTGAAAAAGTGCTAAAGAAAG gCACTGATAGGGCTGTAGAAGGTAACGTGAGGTCTTTTCTGGCTCATCCTCACTGTAGAGACTTTCTGAAATTCGAAGAAGGCAAGACATACCTGATCATGGGCCAAACCAAAGCTCTTCCCCGCAACAGTGGAAG ATTGAGGTACCACGTGGGTGAGGACACCTGGATTGAATACTGGCCAACTGTCGAGGAGGGGCAGATGGCATCATACAGACACAAATACATCGCCATATCCTCACTCGCCTACAAGCTTGTTCGCTTCGGATGTACCACCTAA